The Chelatococcus sp. HY11 genome includes a window with the following:
- the nadC gene encoding carboxylating nicotinate-nucleotide diphosphorylase, which yields MQDLVLNPLTVREAVTLALAEDLGRAGDITTNACIPAGTPASLVIASRATGVISGIDVAEEAFRQIDASVEFTAEVRDGGRVEAGTVVARVTGPARSILSAERVALNFMGRMSGIASLTARYVERVAHTRARIVDTRKTTPLLRAFEKHAVRCGGGMNHRFGLDDAVLIKDNHIAVAGSIAAALRAAKAHAGHMVKIEIEVDTLAQLVEVLDEGADVVLLDNMSPSLLRQAVDMVGGRMLTEASGGINLDTVAAVAETGVDMISVGALTHSAPVMDLGLDVKVG from the coding sequence ATGCAGGATCTCGTGCTCAATCCGCTGACGGTGCGCGAAGCGGTGACGCTCGCCCTGGCCGAAGACCTTGGCCGGGCGGGCGACATCACCACCAATGCCTGCATTCCGGCGGGAACGCCGGCATCACTCGTGATCGCATCACGGGCGACCGGTGTGATCTCCGGCATCGACGTGGCGGAGGAAGCTTTCCGCCAGATCGACGCCAGCGTTGAGTTCACGGCCGAGGTGCGCGATGGCGGACGTGTCGAGGCCGGCACCGTGGTGGCGCGGGTAACCGGGCCGGCGCGTTCCATCCTGTCCGCCGAACGCGTGGCGCTCAACTTCATGGGCCGGATGTCGGGCATCGCCTCGCTCACGGCCCGCTATGTGGAGCGCGTGGCGCATACCCGCGCGCGCATCGTCGACACGCGCAAGACGACGCCGCTGCTGCGCGCGTTCGAGAAGCACGCCGTGCGCTGCGGTGGCGGCATGAACCACCGCTTCGGCCTTGATGACGCGGTGCTGATCAAGGACAACCACATCGCGGTCGCCGGCTCCATCGCCGCCGCGCTGCGCGCCGCCAAGGCCCACGCGGGCCATATGGTGAAGATCGAGATCGAGGTCGATACGCTCGCCCAGCTCGTCGAGGTGCTCGACGAGGGCGCCGACGTCGTCCTGCTCGATAACATGTCGCCGTCACTCTTGCGTCAGGCCGTCGACATGGTCGGCGGGCGCATGCTGACCGAGGCTTCCGGCGGCATCAATCTCGACACGGTCGCCGCCGTCGCCGAAACCGGCGTCGACATGATCTCCGTCGGCGCGCTCACCCACTCGGCGCCCGTCATGGACCTCGGCCTCGACGTGAAGGTGGGGTAA
- a CDS encoding cell wall hydrolase: MTIGAAWALGTVAPWALACGMLVSFTASAGQNLTAEVAFSPVRSALINDGAVLIQAVQSRQVAPMIALPGLGPEGLQTASLSFEMPLDIRPVRPEIPPKDELKASHEGYPQLDRSAKGDPIVRLRPGLSRTQPVLPARPQTPFDVVFSQNERVLPQTIFMPGSTEIPAHEDMLAFEPLSPEDLTLTEQATAPRSPSVTGAGGTRTVVGENGATPAAPRAAVLASTTPAPADATPMEIAAAPVSLPPFGVDGGQNMSTIAKSDGTRPNYASLVDSARGVAEEQCLAEAVYFEARGETDQGQAAVAQVVLNRAKSGLYPSTICGVVYQNRHRYKACQFSFACEGRSLRITEQGPWQRARRVASEVLRGKVYLSEVGGSTHYHADYVRPYWAKRLKKMDVIGRHIFYKLRPGQT, translated from the coding sequence TTGACCATTGGAGCTGCCTGGGCCCTGGGCACTGTTGCTCCGTGGGCGCTCGCATGCGGTATGCTGGTATCCTTCACGGCCAGCGCCGGCCAGAACCTCACCGCCGAAGTCGCGTTCTCGCCTGTGCGCTCCGCGCTCATCAACGATGGCGCCGTGTTGATTCAGGCCGTGCAGTCGCGGCAGGTCGCGCCGATGATCGCCCTGCCGGGTTTGGGGCCCGAGGGCCTGCAGACGGCGAGCCTGTCCTTCGAGATGCCGCTCGATATCCGCCCGGTACGGCCGGAAATCCCCCCGAAGGATGAGCTGAAGGCGTCTCACGAAGGCTATCCCCAGCTTGATCGCAGTGCGAAGGGAGACCCCATCGTGCGCCTGCGTCCCGGGCTCAGCCGCACCCAACCCGTCCTGCCCGCGCGGCCGCAGACGCCGTTCGACGTTGTCTTCTCGCAGAACGAGCGGGTTCTGCCGCAGACCATCTTCATGCCGGGGTCCACGGAGATCCCCGCCCATGAGGATATGCTGGCCTTCGAGCCTCTGTCGCCCGAAGATCTGACCTTGACCGAACAGGCGACGGCGCCGCGTTCCCCCAGCGTGACGGGGGCCGGCGGCACGCGCACGGTTGTCGGCGAGAACGGCGCCACCCCCGCCGCGCCGCGCGCCGCGGTGCTGGCCTCGACAACACCCGCGCCCGCCGACGCGACGCCGATGGAGATCGCGGCAGCGCCGGTGTCCCTGCCGCCGTTCGGCGTCGATGGCGGGCAGAACATGAGCACCATCGCCAAATCGGATGGGACACGGCCGAACTATGCCAGCCTTGTCGACAGCGCCCGCGGGGTAGCCGAGGAACAGTGCCTGGCCGAGGCTGTCTATTTCGAGGCGCGGGGTGAGACGGACCAGGGGCAGGCGGCGGTCGCGCAGGTCGTGCTCAACCGCGCCAAGAGTGGCCTCTATCCCTCGACCATCTGCGGCGTCGTCTACCAGAACCGCCACCGCTACAAGGCCTGCCAGTTCTCGTTCGCTTGCGAGGGACGGTCACTCCGCATCACTGAACAGGGCCCCTGGCAACGGGCCCGGCGCGTCGCCAGCGAGGTGCTGCGCGGCAAGGTCTATCTCTCGGAGGTTGGCGGCTCGACGCACTATCATGCCGACTACGTGCGCCCCTACTGGGCGAAACGCCTCAAGAAGATGGACGTCATCGGCCGGCACATCTTCTACAAGCTGAGGCCCGGGCAGACTTAA